One window from the genome of Cyclobacterium amurskyense encodes:
- a CDS encoding serine hydrolase domain-containing protein, with amino-acid sequence MTKKKTLIIRIILFGGTAISMFFVPWILVKAWILPLPDTIQEQVEEAIGHGFDGMIVYVDQAGKSPEHYTGGWKDRENKIPADPNSLFKIASISKLYTAVAATKLVKEKRLSFDKTLADYLPELIGRIENAEEITLRMMIQHRSGIPNFTDNPAYWENEQENGNNALDFALDLPASFKPNEGYEYSNTNYLLLRRIMDDVLGYSHNQYIKEKILIPLELKNTFFSITEVDLDDVMSGYYVGYEEDLKARDYGMLATAKDVGTFLRALNDGSVFDEGEKEIYPYEYNHGGLVVGYQSLAEYHKDIDAIVVQFINTTDFNGYEWNLSEITINRIVKIIRKNNEVQ; translated from the coding sequence ATGACTAAAAAGAAGACCTTAATAATCAGAATCATTTTGTTCGGGGGAACGGCAATTTCCATGTTTTTTGTGCCATGGATTTTGGTTAAAGCCTGGATTTTACCTCTTCCTGATACTATTCAAGAACAAGTAGAGGAAGCAATTGGGCACGGTTTTGACGGCATGATTGTATATGTGGACCAAGCAGGGAAATCACCGGAACATTATACAGGTGGTTGGAAAGATAGAGAAAATAAGATACCAGCTGACCCAAATTCATTGTTTAAAATTGCAAGTATTAGCAAGTTATATACTGCTGTAGCAGCTACTAAATTGGTCAAAGAAAAGCGTTTGTCTTTTGATAAAACACTTGCTGATTATCTTCCAGAACTTATTGGTAGAATTGAAAATGCTGAAGAAATTACCTTGAGGATGATGATTCAACACCGTTCTGGTATTCCAAATTTCACCGATAATCCAGCGTATTGGGAAAACGAACAAGAAAATGGCAATAATGCTTTAGATTTTGCTCTAGATCTACCTGCTAGTTTTAAACCCAATGAAGGATATGAATATTCCAACACGAATTATTTATTGCTTCGTAGGATTATGGATGATGTTTTAGGGTATAGCCACAATCAGTATATCAAAGAGAAAATATTGATTCCACTTGAGCTGAAAAACACTTTTTTTTCGATTACTGAAGTCGATTTAGATGATGTAATGAGTGGATATTATGTTGGGTATGAGGAAGATTTAAAAGCCCGTGACTATGGGATGTTGGCTACAGCAAAAGATGTGGGTACATTTTTACGGGCCTTAAACGATGGTTCGGTATTTGATGAAGGAGAAAAGGAAATCTATCCTTATGAATACAATCATGGAGGTTTGGTAGTTGGCTATCAAAGCCTTGCAGAATACCACAAAGATATAGATGCGATAGTGGTTCAATTTATCAATACCACAGATTTTAATGGTTATGAATGGAACTTATCGGAAATTACAATTAACCGAATTGTAAAAATCATTAGAAAGAATAACGAGGTACAATAA
- a CDS encoding RagB/SusD family nutrient uptake outer membrane protein — MKYNNNYIVIKPVIFLLVCFFTLSSCEEFLEEVPTNQLTAQGDLTAREFGEPLAIGAYRMLSSWTGGARDWGNILPNTLEFPTGGAFTSEPHAQFDKYATNQVTGNLLDNFNNQWSNWYAGVQDANLALDLLPSVDLPQALLAQYQGEVRALRAFYYFNIVRYWGDAVMITAPLDNVNEAALPRTSLKQIYDDVIIPDLEFALNAVPAGKSSNGRVTQDVVRAILADVYLTVSGYPYQEVETDPSKDWCGEGSWAMQEYPVSGGSAKAFLQKAKTQLDALYGNYALGTYDDLHDPAMNNNGEAIFQVQYSTQPGYNNGILQPSLPLLTKISKSDENGSFVPAQHYYDSYGSNDKRAKERAMFFTWDTNIDDESDTIRFPPHLFKYYDAAAVKSVNGSGLNWSHYRYADILLMLTEVNWALGESPAEIEKGINEVRLRAGLAPLNGASITLKEILSERAWELVFENKMLWDQRRTRRCIVYGDEEISSIANFVGHQPQIFNFAFTPQHLLSPIPGDEMNNNGKIQQNFGYLPTQTN, encoded by the coding sequence ATGAAATACAATAATAATTATATCGTGATAAAACCCGTAATTTTCTTATTGGTATGCTTTTTTACCCTAAGTAGTTGCGAGGAGTTTTTGGAGGAAGTACCTACTAATCAGCTTACCGCTCAGGGGGATCTGACGGCTAGAGAATTCGGAGAACCTTTAGCTATTGGTGCATACAGAATGCTATCTTCCTGGACAGGTGGTGCCAGAGATTGGGGGAATATTTTGCCTAACACATTGGAATTCCCTACGGGTGGCGCATTTACAAGCGAGCCACATGCCCAGTTCGATAAATATGCTACAAACCAGGTTACAGGTAACCTATTGGATAATTTCAATAATCAGTGGTCAAATTGGTATGCTGGAGTTCAGGATGCTAACCTTGCGTTGGATTTGCTTCCTTCTGTAGACCTACCGCAAGCCCTATTGGCTCAATATCAGGGAGAAGTTCGTGCCTTACGTGCATTCTATTATTTCAATATCGTTCGGTACTGGGGCGACGCAGTGATGATCACCGCACCCCTTGACAATGTAAATGAAGCAGCATTACCTCGAACCAGTCTCAAGCAGATATACGATGACGTAATTATCCCTGATCTTGAATTTGCTCTAAATGCGGTCCCAGCTGGTAAATCAAGCAACGGACGTGTAACACAGGATGTTGTCAGAGCTATTTTAGCTGATGTATACCTTACCGTTTCCGGATACCCATACCAGGAGGTAGAGACTGATCCTAGTAAAGATTGGTGTGGTGAGGGATCTTGGGCCATGCAAGAGTACCCTGTGAGCGGTGGAAGTGCTAAAGCATTTTTGCAAAAAGCGAAAACCCAGCTTGACGCGCTTTATGGCAATTATGCTCTGGGAACTTATGATGATTTGCATGACCCGGCTATGAACAATAATGGAGAAGCTATATTTCAAGTACAATATTCCACCCAACCAGGTTATAACAATGGCATATTGCAACCTTCTTTACCATTATTGACTAAAATATCGAAATCTGATGAGAACGGTTCATTTGTACCAGCTCAGCATTATTATGATTCCTATGGTAGCAATGACAAACGTGCCAAGGAAAGAGCAATGTTTTTTACTTGGGATACGAACATTGATGATGAATCCGACACAATTCGGTTTCCGCCCCACCTGTTCAAATACTACGATGCAGCAGCTGTAAAGTCAGTGAATGGGTCTGGACTGAATTGGTCACATTACCGGTATGCTGATATATTATTAATGCTCACAGAAGTAAATTGGGCATTGGGTGAAAGTCCCGCAGAAATAGAAAAAGGGATAAATGAAGTAAGACTAAGGGCCGGTTTGGCTCCTCTAAATGGCGCATCGATTACACTGAAAGAAATACTCAGTGAACGTGCTTGGGAATTGGTATTTGAAAACAAAATGCTTTGGGATCAGCGTCGTACAAGACGATGCATTGTTTATGGCGATGAAGAAATCTCAAGCATTGCAAACTTCGTTGGACACCAACCTCAAATATTCAACTTTGCTTTTACTCCTCAGCATTTGTTATCTCCAATACCGGGAGATGAAATGAACAACAATGGGAAAATTCAGCAGAATTTTGGGTATTTGCCAACACAAACAAATTAG
- a CDS encoding TonB-dependent receptor, with product MKFYLSRTYRVLLENHGFHPLNCQALAIPFKTLGVGFLVFLFMITTTATTKANNQLPELEDVVVSIELNGESLLSAFKKINESTPYKLTYKSGQIKKHQNLTLSKSKRTLKNTLDLLLANTDLQYVRNENSIVITPRENKPQKVQQSSATAALRLITVSGKVTTETDPEGIPGVNVRVVGTQNGTVTDLDGRYEIDVADGNAILDFSFIGFESVRETVGTRTVINVTLTEDISGLDEVVVIGYGTQRRSDLTGSVASVSTKELVDRPVVNIGQALQNKVSGVQVVKQGAGYPGSNPIIRIRGTNSINSNSDPLFVVDGIIGVSNALRNINPQDILSMDILKDASATAIYGTRGANGVIIITTKRGEVGEVKVNYNGSATLGTMQRNNYTVTADQFFYLYEQAFTNTPKYGTLDKSKDFRGGKGTGASWSEMPHLFEQVPQGGYFMDLVGNDGNYYKPRYYSNWEDIAFDNSFSQDHYIDVSGGSENAKYSFALGHTDQDGLLMQSYYKRTNARFTTDIELNKWLGVSTNILYSRAKNTRGDDQLRTVSETWPILPTKYPDDPEFGIYAGTWSTGRDFPVGENWRNIVYTTDQRDGYYLNQQLTGGVVLNAQITDNLSFKSNFAIDSRSEDSRWFNGDFQGTRSSDARGSNQRWFYWQNENYFNYDKIIDKHSFSGVLGLSWQETQMEWLEAQASNFPSNFYSYNNLNAGANTPVALSSNQRSALNSYFARVNYAYDGKYMLTATGRMDGSSKFGPNNKYTFFPSIGLGWTISNEEFLEDSRVISNLKVRASAGETGNQEIGSFVTQRYINTTNVMFGDGLRSGFYPGSTGNPDLKWETTFQWDIGIDLSLFNDRFNIVADYYHKTTSDMLFNLPLPNSSAPGSAFVNLGEVENKGVEIGLATTNIQRQNFTWNSRLTLSANRNKILKLGPTNADVFVDTGAGNATSVYRVGEPIGSFFGLNRMGVYSTQEAALAARYGRVPGDLKFEDVNQDGKIELISDGNIIGNSYPRIYGGFINSLTYGNFDANITIQFVGGVDKAIVHESAEDRQFVSGMVNRVLDAWRPDHQEGTIVAQVRAGNAGARYDSFTDTHEIYNAAFIRGQAASIGYTFPKLVGIDNLRVYYSMENFFLLTAIEMEGYDPEGSSLDKGRSNIQNIDKYQYPNPTNFILGVNVNF from the coding sequence ATGAAATTTTACTTATCTAGGACGTATCGTGTCCTATTAGAAAATCATGGATTTCATCCATTGAATTGTCAAGCATTGGCAATTCCTTTTAAAACGCTAGGAGTCGGCTTTTTAGTATTTCTTTTTATGATTACTACTACCGCTACTACCAAAGCCAACAATCAATTACCGGAACTTGAAGATGTTGTTGTCAGCATAGAACTAAATGGTGAATCACTCTTGAGTGCCTTCAAAAAGATAAATGAAAGCACTCCTTACAAGCTCACTTATAAGTCGGGTCAAATCAAAAAGCATCAAAACCTAACGTTAAGTAAGTCAAAGAGAACACTTAAAAATACGCTGGATCTACTACTGGCTAATACAGATTTACAGTATGTAAGAAATGAAAACAGTATTGTAATAACCCCAAGGGAAAATAAACCGCAAAAGGTTCAGCAATCCAGTGCTACTGCTGCCCTAAGGCTTATTACAGTAAGCGGGAAAGTCACTACTGAAACTGATCCTGAGGGTATCCCCGGAGTGAATGTCCGCGTTGTCGGCACTCAAAACGGAACTGTCACTGATTTAGATGGTCGATATGAGATAGATGTAGCCGATGGGAATGCTATATTGGACTTTTCATTTATAGGATTCGAATCCGTACGTGAGACAGTAGGGACTAGAACGGTAATCAACGTTACACTGACTGAAGATATCAGCGGCCTCGATGAAGTAGTAGTGATAGGTTATGGTACGCAAAGGAGAAGTGATCTCACAGGTTCCGTTGCCAGTGTATCAACAAAGGAGCTTGTAGACAGGCCGGTTGTAAATATTGGACAAGCATTACAAAACAAGGTCTCAGGCGTTCAGGTAGTAAAGCAAGGCGCTGGCTATCCAGGTTCCAATCCAATCATCCGAATCAGAGGTACAAACTCTATTAATTCAAACAGTGATCCACTATTTGTAGTCGATGGGATTATTGGAGTTAGCAATGCTTTGAGAAACATCAACCCACAGGATATTTTATCAATGGATATCCTGAAAGATGCCTCAGCCACTGCTATCTATGGTACTCGAGGAGCAAATGGCGTGATCATCATCACCACCAAGCGAGGAGAGGTTGGTGAAGTGAAAGTTAATTATAATGGTTCGGCAACCTTGGGAACCATGCAGAGAAATAACTATACTGTTACTGCAGACCAATTTTTCTACCTTTATGAGCAGGCGTTTACCAACACGCCTAAGTATGGCACCCTGGATAAGTCAAAGGATTTCAGAGGGGGTAAAGGTACAGGCGCTTCATGGTCTGAAATGCCTCATTTGTTTGAACAGGTTCCTCAGGGAGGTTACTTTATGGACCTGGTTGGGAATGACGGCAATTATTACAAACCTAGATATTATTCGAACTGGGAGGATATCGCTTTTGATAATTCCTTTTCACAAGACCATTATATTGATGTGAGTGGTGGCTCTGAAAATGCAAAATACTCCTTTGCCCTGGGTCATACTGATCAGGATGGCCTTTTGATGCAGTCTTACTACAAGCGTACAAATGCCCGATTTACAACGGATATCGAATTGAATAAATGGTTGGGTGTAAGCACAAACATTTTATATTCAAGGGCAAAAAACACAAGAGGTGATGACCAACTGAGAACTGTTTCAGAGACATGGCCAATATTGCCTACCAAGTATCCGGATGATCCTGAATTTGGTATATATGCAGGTACCTGGAGTACTGGTAGAGATTTTCCTGTTGGAGAAAATTGGAGAAATATTGTGTACACAACTGATCAGAGAGACGGATATTATCTAAACCAACAGTTGACTGGTGGTGTAGTACTTAACGCTCAAATTACAGATAATTTAAGTTTTAAGTCCAATTTCGCCATAGATAGCAGAAGTGAAGACAGTAGATGGTTCAACGGGGATTTCCAGGGAACAAGGAGTTCGGATGCCAGAGGAAGTAATCAAAGATGGTTTTATTGGCAGAATGAAAACTATTTTAATTACGATAAAATAATTGACAAGCATTCCTTTTCCGGTGTACTTGGGCTTTCCTGGCAGGAAACTCAAATGGAATGGTTAGAAGCGCAAGCCTCCAATTTTCCATCAAATTTTTATAGTTATAATAACTTAAATGCAGGTGCCAATACACCAGTAGCCCTTTCTTCAAATCAAAGAAGTGCCCTTAATTCCTATTTTGCGCGTGTCAATTATGCTTATGATGGCAAATACATGTTGACAGCAACCGGGCGAATGGATGGATCTTCAAAGTTTGGACCCAACAATAAATATACATTCTTTCCATCTATTGGATTAGGCTGGACAATTTCCAATGAAGAGTTTTTGGAAGACAGCAGAGTAATTTCTAACCTTAAAGTTCGAGCCAGTGCCGGTGAGACAGGTAATCAGGAAATCGGAAGTTTTGTAACCCAAAGGTATATCAACACGACGAATGTGATGTTTGGTGATGGCTTAAGATCCGGTTTCTATCCGGGATCTACAGGTAATCCCGACTTAAAATGGGAAACAACTTTTCAGTGGGACATAGGAATAGACCTTAGCCTATTCAATGACAGGTTCAATATCGTAGCTGACTATTACCATAAAACAACGAGTGACATGTTGTTTAATCTTCCATTACCAAATTCAAGTGCACCCGGTAGTGCTTTTGTAAATTTAGGAGAAGTAGAAAACAAGGGAGTAGAAATCGGATTGGCAACCACCAATATTCAAAGGCAAAATTTCACATGGAATTCGCGCCTGACCTTGTCTGCCAATCGAAATAAGATTTTGAAACTTGGTCCCACAAACGCCGACGTTTTCGTTGATACCGGTGCAGGAAACGCTACTTCAGTATATAGAGTTGGCGAACCAATAGGTTCTTTCTTTGGGCTAAACCGTATGGGTGTATATAGCACACAGGAAGCTGCTTTGGCTGCGCGCTATGGTAGGGTCCCTGGTGACTTGAAGTTTGAAGATGTAAACCAGGACGGAAAAATCGAGTTAATTTCTGATGGTAATATTATTGGTAATTCTTATCCTAGAATTTACGGTGGATTTATCAATTCATTAACTTATGGGAATTTTGATGCAAATATTACCATACAATTTGTTGGTGGGGTAGACAAAGCCATTGTGCATGAGTCTGCTGAAGACCGTCAATTTGTGTCAGGTATGGTAAATAGGGTGTTGGATGCCTGGCGTCCGGATCATCAAGAGGGAACAATAGTAGCTCAGGTTAGAGCGGGTAATGCCGGTGCACGTTACGATTCATTTACCGATACTCATGAAATTTACAATGCAGCATTTATCAGAGGGCAAGCAGCTTCGATAGGCTACACATTTCCTAAATTGGTAGGTATTGATAATTTGAGGGTTTATTACTCAATGGAGAACTTCTTCCTGTTAACTGCAATAGAAATGGAAGGGTATGATCCAGAAGGTAGTTCGCTGGATAAAGGGCGATCTAATATTCAGAATATTGATAAATATCAATATCCTAATCCTACAAATTTCATTTTAGGAGTTAATGTTAATTTCTGA
- a CDS encoding FecR family protein: MHLFNKYLANTCLPLEKDALYGMLSHPFYKDTLNQKMQESWKLPSTELGYKLLSINDLHLKTKERKPTQLNVSKSFKTITKGYWAAAAFIFFACLTSLFFLSKETEPINQKDLTSLSAGIGEREYMILPDSNKIWLNSGSTIRFPEDFSFNEVVAGSIASWKESNLEFENIQFGEAAVTLQKPFEVEFLFDIDTHRKCRFTANLDLKEDLDKVHKASTKFNAFSSSEENSNIYFI; the protein is encoded by the coding sequence ATGCATCTATTCAATAAGTATCTAGCCAACACCTGTTTGCCATTAGAGAAAGATGCGCTATATGGAATGCTTAGTCATCCTTTTTATAAGGATACTTTGAACCAAAAAATGCAAGAGTCGTGGAAGCTCCCTAGTACTGAGCTGGGTTATAAATTACTATCCATTAATGATTTACACCTAAAAACCAAGGAAAGAAAGCCTACTCAATTAAATGTTTCAAAATCATTTAAGACAATTACGAAGGGGTACTGGGCTGCGGCAGCCTTTATTTTTTTTGCCTGCTTGACATCCTTATTTTTTCTTTCAAAAGAAACTGAACCCATCAACCAAAAAGACCTTACATCTCTTTCAGCTGGTATTGGTGAAAGAGAATACATGATTCTTCCGGATAGCAATAAAATCTGGTTGAACTCCGGTTCCACGATAAGATTCCCTGAGGACTTTTCTTTTAATGAAGTAGTGGCGGGGTCAATAGCTTCTTGGAAGGAAAGCAATTTAGAATTTGAAAACATCCAGTTTGGCGAGGCTGCTGTTACACTTCAAAAGCCCTTTGAAGTTGAGTTCCTTTTCGACATTGATACCCATAGGAAGTGTAGGTTTACTGCAAATCTTGATTTGAAGGAAGACTTAGATAAGGTCCATAAAGCATCGACAAAATTCAATGCTTTTTCCTCAAGTGAGGAAAATAGCAATATCTATTTTATTTGA
- a CDS encoding CHAT domain-containing protein has translation MKHMKLHALLAVLCVALFWNANAQQEAVLIKIDSLIALNEFVNAQEVIKAEMDNPKNSLLGHLIYPLGKIEFLQNPETDFEKALDLYDRIDSRKLKDPIAYEANLRMGILYIDQGTPSKAQKYLREANSLAKELGDIQKMVESEFHLSELGLKMGDFGLLIAHTDNALDLIQKNDSENFPLAPRIYNYKGALMYFNTKPDSANYYFTKAINALDSTVNDPEQTDYLPGTIYGNWFLVKQSSGNFDDAMRFTLKSINHYNAFLNKTNNHPLTEKVHGNLIISYRNLGSLYSDLGEKEKAKRIAMLGYNHAKKHFLKNTIQYFGAALMVGESLLYNNDLDKAETYLEEAKISLNSINGENYSYKANLYGVLGDLAFQKGNYQEAMHYYQSTLQAYKNSNGQGFSQNEVYTNINLAKSYSNLNKFSEGIRTINTTLAKVISVYGEDSYLANEVQIAKVKIFFDQKDYEGAIGLSNQILDSYKKQPFNNVISEEFFSPNQLRLLLYLTKAQYEMDTVKTVESLGKITDIIQNAIQRIERKKSLITNDSDINVLLENSRELFDFGKKVYRKMFDITGDKKYLEKIIDLHESSIYHRIRTRLNLTENKLTPESIREEEELLRMKINSFFDSTEETQFDVEDWKASLLEWEDYLAKIKTEYPQYYELKYSTVLTPLGDLQQNIDDSSTAVRYLFIENRLVAFILTKDRMEMVPLPSDLCLDCITTLSDYRINSSETFECFSLLYQSLWEPIQNRIETENIIIFPDQELFNLNFELLTSEKINSYQELATKSLLGKHNISYNYSLLLLDDNRKTLNFKDDFIAYAPTFDEGMKRAYEMAINDSIDIDKTYLTLLPQPFSAAIAKRFSERFGGRSFLNQQASKSIFTKTANEHKIIHISTHAESNNVNPELSRLVFAKNISDSTLINDNYLYTYEIYNQNLNSNLAILTACETGLPSYQPGEGMISLAHAFNYAGSKSILTSLWQIDEQSSAEILDSFYGYLENGLPKDEALRNAKLDYLNQAEGRTIHPQYWAGLILMGDTLPIKLSPSVNYYWYLGIGLLLVLAVFLIIRKRKTSGLS, from the coding sequence ATGAAGCATATGAAGCTCCATGCATTGCTTGCCGTACTTTGCGTAGCCCTATTTTGGAATGCAAACGCACAGCAAGAGGCTGTCTTAATAAAAATAGATAGCCTTATCGCTTTAAATGAGTTCGTAAATGCCCAAGAGGTGATTAAAGCGGAAATGGACAATCCCAAAAATTCGTTATTGGGACATCTGATCTATCCTTTGGGAAAGATAGAATTCTTACAAAATCCGGAAACTGATTTTGAAAAAGCCTTGGACTTATATGACCGGATAGACTCCAGAAAATTAAAAGACCCAATAGCTTACGAGGCCAATTTAAGAATGGGAATTCTGTACATAGATCAAGGAACTCCATCAAAGGCACAAAAATATTTGAGAGAAGCAAACAGTTTAGCCAAAGAATTGGGTGATATCCAAAAAATGGTGGAATCTGAATTTCATTTGAGCGAGTTAGGCCTCAAAATGGGCGATTTTGGATTATTGATCGCACACACGGACAACGCTCTTGATTTAATACAGAAAAATGATTCCGAAAATTTCCCTTTGGCGCCACGAATATACAATTACAAAGGAGCACTAATGTATTTTAATACCAAACCTGATAGTGCCAATTATTATTTTACAAAGGCAATCAATGCTTTGGACTCAACCGTTAACGACCCAGAACAAACCGATTATCTCCCAGGCACCATCTACGGCAATTGGTTCTTGGTCAAACAATCCTCTGGCAATTTTGATGATGCCATGCGTTTCACACTAAAATCAATAAACCATTACAATGCTTTTTTGAACAAAACCAATAACCATCCCTTAACGGAAAAAGTGCATGGAAACCTTATTATCTCCTATAGAAATTTGGGCAGCCTGTATTCCGATTTGGGTGAGAAGGAAAAGGCAAAAAGAATTGCCATGCTAGGATATAACCATGCAAAAAAACACTTCTTAAAAAACACCATACAGTATTTCGGTGCCGCCCTGATGGTAGGCGAATCGTTACTATACAACAATGACTTAGATAAAGCAGAAACTTATCTGGAAGAAGCAAAAATCTCTTTAAACTCAATCAATGGAGAAAATTATTCTTACAAAGCCAATCTTTACGGGGTATTGGGCGACTTAGCTTTTCAAAAAGGTAATTACCAAGAAGCAATGCATTATTACCAAAGCACGCTTCAGGCTTATAAAAACAGTAATGGGCAAGGATTTTCACAAAATGAGGTCTATACCAATATCAACCTGGCCAAATCCTATTCAAATCTCAATAAGTTTTCAGAAGGTATTCGTACTATCAATACTACCCTTGCTAAGGTTATTTCGGTCTATGGTGAAGATAGTTATTTGGCAAATGAGGTACAAATAGCCAAAGTCAAGATATTTTTTGATCAAAAAGATTATGAAGGTGCCATTGGACTGAGCAATCAAATTTTGGACTCCTACAAGAAGCAGCCGTTTAACAATGTAATTTCTGAGGAATTTTTTAGCCCAAACCAACTAAGGCTATTGCTTTACCTTACCAAAGCCCAGTATGAAATGGACACCGTTAAAACAGTGGAAAGTTTGGGTAAAATTACCGACATTATACAGAATGCCATTCAAAGAATTGAAAGGAAAAAATCGCTGATCACCAACGATTCCGATATCAATGTTCTATTAGAAAACAGTCGAGAGTTATTCGATTTTGGTAAAAAGGTCTATCGTAAAATGTTTGACATAACAGGTGATAAGAAGTATTTGGAGAAAATCATTGACCTTCATGAATCTTCGATATACCATCGAATCCGAACACGACTCAATCTAACAGAAAATAAGCTAACTCCGGAAAGTATCAGGGAGGAAGAGGAATTATTGCGCATGAAAATCAATTCTTTTTTTGATTCTACTGAAGAAACTCAATTTGATGTGGAAGATTGGAAGGCTAGCTTATTGGAGTGGGAGGATTACCTTGCTAAAATAAAAACAGAATATCCACAATATTATGAATTAAAATATAGCACTGTATTGACCCCTTTGGGCGATCTACAGCAAAATATTGATGACTCGTCCACTGCAGTACGGTATCTGTTCATCGAAAATAGGCTCGTTGCCTTCATCCTAACCAAAGACCGTATGGAGATGGTGCCACTACCATCCGATCTATGCTTGGATTGTATTACAACCCTATCAGATTACCGAATAAACAGTTCTGAAACTTTTGAGTGCTTCTCACTTTTGTATCAGTCTCTTTGGGAACCTATCCAAAATAGAATTGAAACCGAAAATATTATTATATTTCCCGATCAAGAATTGTTCAACCTAAATTTTGAACTTCTTACTTCGGAGAAAATCAATTCCTATCAAGAACTTGCAACCAAAAGCCTTTTGGGCAAACATAATATCTCCTACAATTATAGCCTGCTACTATTGGATGATAATCGAAAGACATTGAATTTCAAAGATGACTTTATAGCCTACGCCCCTACCTTTGATGAAGGTATGAAGAGAGCATACGAAATGGCCATTAACGATTCCATCGATATTGATAAAACCTACCTGACTTTATTGCCCCAACCGTTCAGTGCCGCTATTGCTAAAAGGTTTTCTGAACGATTTGGAGGCAGGTCGTTTTTAAATCAGCAAGCATCCAAAAGCATATTCACTAAAACTGCGAATGAGCACAAGATTATACATATCAGCACCCATGCGGAATCGAACAATGTAAATCCCGAACTGTCGAGATTGGTCTTTGCAAAGAACATTTCCGACTCAACCCTAATCAATGATAATTACCTGTATACCTATGAGATCTACAACCAAAATCTAAATTCAAATTTGGCTATTTTAACGGCTTGTGAAACGGGTCTGCCGAGCTATCAGCCCGGTGAGGGCATGATTTCACTGGCCCATGCTTTTAACTATGCAGGAAGTAAAAGTATCTTGACCAGTCTTTGGCAAATTGATGAGCAATCAAGTGCTGAAATCCTAGACAGCTTTTATGGATACCTTGAAAATGGCCTTCCCAAGGATGAGGCTTTAAGAAATGCAAAATTGGATTATTTAAATCAAGCAGAGGGAAGGACGATTCATCCGCAATACTGGGCTGGTTTAATTTTAATGGGAGACACCCTGCCTATAAAGCTATCCCCTTCTGTCAATTACTATTGGTACTTAGGTATAGGCTTATTATTAGTGTTGGCTGTTTTCTTGATAATTAGGAAAAGAAAAACCTCCGGTTTATCCTAA
- a CDS encoding tetratricopeptide repeat protein has protein sequence MDKYPNYISQEQQEEFERILLEQMDSKEKEEFNNKLNRNPVLKEQFDAFKELFLAIEEEGLRNLMDLFHDSHKEKSGAKHKSYWYPIAASIALLLSLGIWFFNKQSPNEKLFQSYFTVDPGLPTVMGNNDNYAFYEAMVNYKQGNYDMAITKWEKQLLTNQDSDTLNYFLGSAYLAKGNTDKAIVFFKTTLNSSASVFSKEAHYYLALGLLKNNNTEEAIKHLKMVEDEKSVELLKKIQE, from the coding sequence ATGGATAAGTACCCAAATTACATATCTCAAGAACAGCAAGAAGAATTCGAAAGAATACTTTTAGAACAAATGGATTCTAAAGAAAAAGAAGAATTCAATAACAAACTGAACCGTAATCCAGTCCTGAAAGAACAGTTTGATGCGTTTAAAGAACTGTTCCTTGCCATTGAGGAAGAAGGTCTCAGAAATTTGATGGACCTATTCCATGATAGCCATAAAGAGAAATCCGGCGCAAAGCATAAATCTTATTGGTACCCTATAGCTGCCAGCATTGCCCTATTGTTATCATTGGGTATTTGGTTCTTTAACAAACAAAGCCCTAACGAGAAGCTTTTCCAAAGTTATTTCACAGTTGATCCAGGTCTTCCCACTGTTATGGGCAACAATGACAATTATGCCTTTTATGAGGCAATGGTTAATTATAAGCAAGGTAATTACGATATGGCCATCACTAAATGGGAAAAGCAATTGCTTACAAATCAAGATAGTGACACATTGAACTATTTCTTGGGAAGTGCCTATTTGGCCAAAGGGAATACAGATAAGGCCATTGTTTTTTTTAAAACTACCTTGAATTCTAGTGCTTCCGTATTTAGCAAAGAAGCCCATTATTATTTGGCTCTTGGGCTATTAAAAAACAACAATACCGAAGAAGCCATTAAACACCTAAAAATGGTTGAAGACGAAAAGAGTGTTGAGCTTCTGAAAAAAATTCAAGAATGA